In Streptomyces sp. NBC_00306, a single genomic region encodes these proteins:
- a CDS encoding GNAT family N-acetyltransferase — protein sequence MDGEREGLAVTLVRDQRDFARLRPEWDKLQRRCSTATPFQSHAWLESWWLSYGMDGRLRIVLVRLDGRLIAAAPLMLVHRPMPLLVSLGGQISDYGDILVDDEHADCAIEALERGLQHAARHAVIDLREVRPGAAAERLYESWTGPRRQLADSVCLELPAQPMDELVKRMPASRAQRVRAKLRKIDALRIEGYTVTEHEVPAAMEHLLRLHELQWRGRGVTVEHLRPRFAEHLVRATRRLVRDGNAALTEYRLDGEVVAANVALMSDGLTGGYLYGAHPELREKKVDVATMLLRHDVNLAAATGRRVVSLLRGKESYKNHWRPEAVTNQRLMMAPSRLGPALSLHAGRAQWRDHAAGTVKARFPAAQQWRARLNDLRAAGPR from the coding sequence ATGGACGGAGAACGGGAGGGCCTGGCCGTCACGCTGGTCCGGGACCAGCGGGACTTCGCACGGCTGCGGCCGGAGTGGGACAAGCTGCAACGCCGCTGCTCCACCGCCACACCGTTCCAGAGCCACGCCTGGCTGGAGTCCTGGTGGCTCTCCTACGGCATGGACGGGCGGCTGCGGATCGTGCTCGTACGCCTGGACGGGCGGTTGATCGCGGCCGCCCCCCTGATGCTCGTCCACCGTCCGATGCCGCTGCTCGTCTCCCTGGGCGGCCAGATCTCCGACTACGGCGACATCCTCGTCGACGACGAGCACGCGGACTGTGCGATCGAGGCCCTGGAGAGGGGACTCCAGCACGCGGCCCGCCACGCTGTCATCGATCTGCGCGAGGTACGGCCCGGGGCAGCGGCGGAGCGGCTGTACGAGAGCTGGACCGGGCCCCGGCGGCAACTCGCCGACTCCGTCTGTCTGGAGCTTCCCGCTCAGCCGATGGACGAACTGGTCAAGCGCATGCCGGCCAGCCGGGCCCAGCGCGTACGCGCGAAGCTGCGCAAGATCGACGCACTGAGGATCGAGGGCTACACCGTCACCGAGCACGAGGTGCCCGCCGCCATGGAGCACCTGCTGCGGCTGCACGAACTCCAGTGGCGGGGCCGCGGGGTGACGGTCGAGCATCTGCGTCCCAGGTTCGCGGAGCATCTGGTGCGGGCGACCCGCCGGCTGGTCCGCGACGGGAACGCGGCGCTCACCGAGTACCGGCTGGACGGCGAGGTCGTGGCGGCCAACGTGGCCCTGATGTCCGACGGCCTCACCGGCGGCTATCTCTACGGCGCCCACCCGGAGCTGCGCGAGAAGAAGGTCGACGTCGCGACGATGCTGCTGCGGCACGACGTCAACCTGGCGGCGGCGACCGGCCGCAGGGTGGTGAGCCTGCTGCGGGGCAAGGAGTCGTACAAGAACCACTGGCGTCCCGAGGCGGTCACCAACCAGCGGCTGATGATGGCGCCGTCCCGGCTCGGGCCGGCGCTCTCCCTGCACGCCGGGCGGGCCCAGTGGCGCGACCACGCCGCGGGGACCGTGAAGGCACGGTTCCCCGCCGCGCAGCAGTGGCGCGCCCGCCTGAACGACCTGCGGGCGGCCGGGCCCCGCTAG
- a CDS encoding lipopolysaccharide biosynthesis protein translates to MTESPQQEPATRRGHGRLRARNSLPLWWPLPACVLAGALCGTVYGVAVTPQYAATSYVIAVSDKDAQPGAALGFAQAYGRIATSDSTLAGARVAAGVSAKTLRSHVRTETSPDSPMIAITGTSERPAEAADFANAVADAVFVSSNQVAKNTGVRLMSFSPAIPPAEPVSPSAPLAAAVGGCTGGLLGGLFLLVRPRRGRRPSAMTVPAPAGSVAAERELV, encoded by the coding sequence ATGACCGAGTCGCCCCAGCAGGAACCCGCCACCCGACGAGGGCACGGCCGGCTGCGCGCCAGGAACTCGCTGCCCCTGTGGTGGCCGCTGCCCGCGTGCGTACTCGCCGGTGCGCTCTGCGGCACCGTGTACGGAGTGGCGGTGACACCGCAGTACGCGGCCACCAGCTACGTCATCGCCGTCTCCGACAAGGACGCGCAGCCCGGTGCCGCGCTCGGATTCGCGCAGGCGTACGGCCGGATCGCCACCAGCGACTCCACCCTCGCGGGCGCGCGCGTCGCCGCCGGGGTCTCCGCGAAGACCCTGCGCAGCCACGTGCGCACCGAGACCTCGCCCGACTCACCGATGATCGCGATCACCGGTACGTCGGAGCGGCCCGCCGAGGCGGCCGACTTCGCCAACGCGGTGGCCGACGCCGTCTTCGTCAGCAGCAACCAGGTGGCCAAGAACACCGGGGTGCGGCTGATGAGTTTCTCCCCGGCCATCCCGCCCGCCGAGCCCGTCTCCCCGTCGGCGCCCCTCGCCGCTGCCGTGGGCGGCTGCACCGGAGGGCTCCTGGGCGGGCTGTTCCTGCTCGTGCGCCCCCGGCGTGGCCGGCGGCCCTCGGCCATGACCGTTCCGGCTCCGGCCGGTTCCGTCGCGGCCGAGAGGGAGCTGGTCTGA
- a CDS encoding glycoside hydrolase family 26 protein, protein MTQRRRLTGTCIGTVAASLLISVGVYGELPAGAAPADDPTPAPVSASSVAMGAYLHYGPDGLRRMAELSRWLGGAELKVGHTYLPGDLWTNIEGGSQFLDEWARWRRGAEDRLFVLNVPMLERNEARVPDHEVRRLLRAGAEGQFDHHFRTLAGRLVDLGAPDTVIVLGWEMNGITYTHRCGPDPASWKTYWNRIVTAMRSVPGQKFRFDFAPNRGTDAIPWTECYPGDDVVDIIGMDSYDQAPGRTFQEQATAPYGLQKQVEFAAAHNKAISYPEWGLFRNGDNPEYMRGMLEWIERHKPLYQTITDYCPHGVWQCDDNPKSSMVFRSMLFAKPVPPTPPVVPTPPVVPTPPVVPTPPVVPTPPVVPSPPVVPVPVPKPTPKPDESAPVPVPTPVPPTPTPTPTPTPTPTPTAPVTPKPVETTPVPAAPTTPAAQPTPSSSTPVKPAPKPTATTPPKETNSIEWCFPVRLGAWLGQGAGVYDRQICIRVPLPGSWF, encoded by the coding sequence ATGACCCAACGGCGCCGGCTCACCGGCACCTGCATCGGGACGGTTGCCGCCAGTCTCCTGATCTCCGTGGGCGTGTACGGAGAACTGCCGGCGGGCGCGGCCCCGGCCGACGACCCGACGCCGGCCCCGGTCAGTGCCTCGTCGGTGGCCATGGGCGCCTATCTCCACTACGGCCCCGACGGCCTCCGGCGCATGGCGGAACTCTCGCGATGGCTCGGCGGCGCGGAGCTGAAGGTCGGTCACACTTATCTGCCGGGCGACCTGTGGACCAACATCGAGGGCGGCTCGCAGTTCCTGGACGAGTGGGCCCGGTGGCGGCGCGGCGCGGAGGACCGGCTGTTCGTCCTCAACGTGCCCATGCTGGAACGGAACGAGGCGCGCGTCCCCGACCACGAGGTCCGCCGACTGCTGAGGGCGGGTGCCGAGGGTCAGTTCGATCACCACTTCCGGACTCTGGCAGGCCGTCTGGTCGACCTGGGGGCGCCGGACACGGTGATCGTGCTCGGCTGGGAGATGAACGGCATCACGTACACGCACCGCTGCGGCCCGGATCCGGCGTCCTGGAAGACGTACTGGAATCGCATCGTCACGGCCATGCGTTCGGTGCCGGGGCAGAAGTTCCGCTTCGACTTCGCCCCGAACCGGGGGACGGACGCGATTCCCTGGACCGAGTGCTATCCGGGCGACGACGTCGTGGACATCATCGGTATGGATTCGTACGACCAGGCTCCCGGACGGACGTTCCAGGAACAGGCGACGGCTCCGTACGGACTGCAGAAGCAGGTCGAATTCGCTGCGGCTCACAACAAGGCGATCTCGTACCCGGAATGGGGACTCTTCCGGAACGGCGACAACCCGGAGTACATGCGGGGAATGCTGGAATGGATCGAGCGGCACAAACCGCTCTACCAGACCATCACAGACTACTGTCCGCACGGTGTCTGGCAGTGTGATGACAACCCCAAGTCGTCGATGGTCTTTCGGTCGATGCTGTTCGCGAAGCCGGTCCCTCCGACGCCGCCCGTCGTGCCCACTCCGCCCGTTGTCCCCACTCCTCCGGTCGTGCCCACTCCCCCGGTCGTCCCGACTCCTCCGGTCGTGCCCAGTCCGCCCGTCGTGCCGGTGCCCGTCCCCAAGCCGACGCCGAAGCCCGACGAGTCGGCACCGGTGCCGGTCCCCACGCCCGTGCCGCCCACGCCCACTCCCACACCGACTCCCACACCCACACCGACACCGACCGCTCCGGTGACGCCGAAGCCGGTCGAGACGACACCCGTCCCGGCCGCTCCGACCACGCCGGCCGCGCAGCCGACCCCGTCCTCCTCCACACCGGTCAAGCCGGCGCCGAAGCCGACAGCCACCACCCCGCCGAAGGAGACGAACTCCATCGAGTGGTGCTTCCCCGTGAGGCTCGGTGCCTGGCTCGGACAGGGCGCGGGCGTGTACGACCGGCAGATCTGCATCCGTGTGCCGCTGCCCGGCAGCTGGTTCTAG